The genomic segment ATGAAGGAGATCCTGGGGATGGAGAATGAGATTTATCTTTTCATGGGGTTAGAGGCCTTGACCTGAGCGGTTAGGTCTGGAGTGAGAGCAGGAAATTGAGACTTCCAGTAAGGCAGGACATGGGTGGAAGCCAGCAATTTTAGCTACCTCACCAATCTTAAAATATGGCTTAGTGGGGATTTTTATTGCCAAGGTCCATAAAAATCTGAAAAAAGGGATAATGAGCTTATTCGTTATCGGCAAAATAATTATACAGAAAAAAGAAGAGGTGGAGCAAGAGGGGGGAAACCGTGTATGGAGCTTTCAGTTGAAAGCTCCATACACAGGGATGGTGCAGTAAGAAAGAGATCTACTCGTTAACTTGCTCTCTGAGCTTCTTACTTGGACGGAAACTAACCGCCTGGCGCTTGGTGATGGTGATGGGCTCACCGGTACGTGGGTTACGACCGGTACGTGGTGCTTTATCACGAACGGTGAAGGTACCAAAATGTACCAACTTGATGGACTCACCTTCAATTAAAGCATCTTTCATTTTTCCCAAAAAGCTATCAACGATCTCGGAACAGATGTTCTGAGAATAGCCAAGTTGTCCTGTGAGTTCTTCGGCTATTTCTTTACGGGTTAAATTTGTTTGGTCATGCATCTCGGAAACTCCCTCCAAATCGATCTGTCAGTAAACTTACTATTTTTGAATGGGATTTTTCCACATTTTTTTCAGTAAGTGTCTTTGTTTGAGAGCGGTAGGTAATAGATACCGCAACGCTCTTATATCCTTTCTGGATCTTGCCGCCCTCGAATACGTCAAAAATCTCTGCGTATTCCATGAGCTTGTCTCGGCTTGACCGCACTGTAGCAAGTAATTCACCTGCGGATATGCTTGCTGGCACAACCAGAGCAATATCACGCTTTACTGCAGGGTACACAGGTAGTGAACTAAAGGCTTTGGTTTGTGGGCTAAGCGCGCAGAGCGCATCAAAGTTGAGGTCGAAATAGTAAACCTCGTGTTTGATACCGAAGCTTTTCAACACCTCTTCTTCGACCTTTCCGATGGTACCAAGTACATTGGGGCCAAGGTGAATGGTAAGGGCATAGTCTTGTGTTGAAAAAGGCTCACGCGCACCTTCAGGCGGTACTGTAAACTCGATTTTCTCATTATTTGCAAGGTCTGTGAGTCCCATTTCTGATAAAATAAACTCAACAGTGCCTTTTGCATCGAAAATATCGACATTTGCGCTCTTAAAATAAAGCGAAGAGCTCTCTCCAAATTTGTTGCCGGAGAGGACACCTGTGATGCACTGACGCTCAATTGGCTGAACATCCTCACCCTGGGCGAGGAATATCTTACCGATCTCAAAAAGTTTTACTGCAGTCTTTTGGAAGCTGATGTTACGTTTTACATTCTCAAGCAGACTCGGTAGGAGGCAGGCCCGCATAACGGCCTGTTCTTCGCTGAGAGGGTTGAGAAGGGTGACTACCTTGCGACGGTAGTCCTGCTCGCTGAGTTGAAGCATGTCAGCATGTTGAGCAGTGACAAAACTATAGTTAATGGCCTCGTTGAAGCCTATTCTGGTAAGTTTTAGGGCAAGAGGATAACGCTTGAGGCGGTCGTCGTCCTGCTCCGGGTAACTTAGAGCTACCAGTGGGGTTGCGGTGGGCACATTGTCATAACCATAGATTCTGGCAATTTCCTCCACCAAATCTGCCTCGCGCTCGATATCGATACGAAAGGTTGGAGCGGTGACCAGCAGGATATCCTCATTCTCAGGATCCTTCTCCACCACCATTTCAATGGAGGTGAGCATTGCCGTCAGTTCTTCTCCGCTAAACTCAACGCCAATAAGGGAAGAGGTTCTGGATATAGAAAATCTTTGCACTTCAACGGCTTTCTTGCCATCGTAGTTGTCGATGCCTTCAGAACAGAGGGCTCCGCCCGCAATCTCGGCGATGAGCTCTGCGGCCCGATCAAGGGCATTAACAACCCCACCCGGATCAACACCACGCTCGAAGCGATATGATGCCTCGGAGGGGAGTTTGAGGTTTCTGGCAGTCTTACGTACAGAGACGGGGTTGAAACAGGCACTCTCTAAGAGGATATCGGTACTTTCAGCATCGATCTCGGAGTTTGCCCCACCCATAACGCCGGCTACGGCAATGGGTTTATCGGCATCACAGATGAGAAGCATCTCGGCGCTGATTTCTCGCTTTGTGCCATCAAGGGTAGTGATTTCTGTCTCATTTTCTCTTGGCAGACGGACAACAATCTTGTTACCAGCGACCTTCTTAAAGTCAAAGGCATGCAGGGGTTGACCGTATTCGAGCATAACAAAGTTTGTGATATCAACGATGTTATTAATCGGACGCATGCCCACAGAAACAAGAAGTTTACGCAACCACCAGGGTGATTTGCCAACCGTTACGTTTTTGATGAGCTTGGCCGTATAACGTGGACAGAGTTCAGATGACTCCACCTCTACGCTAAAATCACGAGACTCTGCCTCTATCTGTCGATCCTTTACCGGGATCTGCAGAGGGCGACCGATCTTACCGGCAATTTCCCGGGCAGTACCAATAACAGAGGCACAGTCAGGACGATTGGGGGTGAGATCTACTTCGATAAAGGTATCGCTGAGTTCCATGGCGTCGATGAATCGCTGACCATGGGCCATGCCCTCGGGAAGCTCCATGATACCATCGTGGTCTTCACCGATACCCAGCTCACGCTCAGAACAGAGCATGCCTGCTGAGGCAATACCACGTACCTTGGATTTTTTGATTTTAAAGTTACCGGGGAGTACAGCACCTGGTAGGGCTACGGTAACGGCAAGTCCCTCGCGAACATTCGGGGCACCACAGACAATTTGGTGAGTATCGTCACCAACCTGTACCTGACACAGACTTAACTTGTCTGCATCGGGGTGTTTTTCGCAGGAAATTACAAGACCTGTCTTTAGTGCTGCCAGCTCTTCAAAGATTGGCGCAACACTATCAACCTCAAGACCGAGCATGGTCAGCTTGTCAGCTATCTCGGTTGGAGTGAGTCCCGTTGTATCTACATATTTTTGTAACCAGTTAAGCGTAAACTTCATGGCATGTGTATTTTGGGGAAGGTGTTAAAACTGTGAGAGAAAACGTTGGTCGTTTTCGTAAAATAGTCGTATGTCATCGATTCGGTACTTGAGCATGGCAATACGCTCGATACCGAGTCCAAAGGCAAAACCACTGTACACTTCTGGATCATAACCAACCATTTTAAATACTTCTGGGTCAACCATGCCAGCGCCGAGAATTTCCAACCAGCCAGTCTTTTTACAAACGCGACATCCTTTTCCGCCACACATAACACAGGCAATATCAACCTCTGCACTTGGTTCGGTGAATGGGAAGAAACTTGGACGGAATCTTACAGGAAGGTCTTGTTTAAATATTTTTTGCAAAAAGAGGGTGAGGACACCCTTGAGATCGGCAAAGGATATGTTCTTGTCAACCAAGAGACCCTCTACCTGATGAAACATCGGGGTATGGGTGATATCGGAGTCGCAACGATATACCTTACCGGGGGCGATCATGCGCAGTGGTGGATCTTGCTTTTCCATAACCCGAGCCTGCATAGGCGAAGTATGGGTACGAAGCAGGGTGGAGCCACTTACATAGAAGGTGTCATGCATATCTCTGGCCGGGTGGTGAGCCGGGATATTAAGTGCCTCAAAATTATAGTAATCTTGCTCAACATCTGGCCCTTCTGCCACAGAAAAACCCATGGCCTCGAAGATGGCACAAACTTCCTGCATAACCTGAGTTACAGGGTGAAGATTTCCCGCTGCAGGTTGACGACCAGGAAGAGTTAAGTCTGGAAGAGATTGATAGGTATCGGAAGACGAGGTTTGCTGGGAAAGAGAGGATCTCTTCTCTTCAAACTGCTCTTCTAACTGGGCTTTAATTGTATTGGCGAGTTGGCCAAGGCGGGGGCGATCTTCTGCAGGAGCAGATCCAAGCTGACGCATAACCGTAGTAAATAGTCCCTTACGACCAAGATATTTAATACGGAATTCTTCGAGTGATTCACTCGCGCAGATGGCGGTCAGGCTTGCCTTGGCTTCGTTCTCAAGGTTCTGTAGCTCTTGTTCCATAATTCCAGAAAGGTAGTGGGGGAATGTTGAAAATAAATTTTCAAGTAATCCCTTTTTGTTCGATGAATGTCAATGAAACAGCATGCCGGTTCACGGAAAAAACCATGAACCGGCATACACAAAACACACACTATTTGTTGTTTTCAGACAGGAAGCAACAAACTGTAGAGAGGCAAACGTTGAGTTTAAAACCCTACATAAAAGCCAAAAAGCTCTTAAGCGTTTGCTTCCTTAGCGATAACACTCAGCTTGGTGAAAGCTGGAGCATCGAGTACTGCCAAGTTGGCAAGTACTTTTCTGTCAAGCTCAATACCAGCTTTAGCGAGACCACCGATAAATCTGCTGTAGTTGATGTCGTTCATCTTGGCACCAGCATTGATGCGGGTAATCCAAAGACGACGAAAATCTCTCTTACGTTGCTTACGATCACGGTATGCGTAGCAAAGGGCGCGATCAACGGCCTCGGTAGCTGTCTTAAATAGACGCGAACGGGCGCCTCTGTAACCTTTAGCGAGTTTGAGAACCCGATTTCTTCGTCTGCGAGCTTTAAATCCTCGTGTAACGCGTGGCATGAATAAACTCCTTATTCTTCATCCTACAGATAGTTTGTGTAGGAATTATAAACTAAAATCTAATTGTCTCTTTCAGGTACTGCTCAATATTGCTATTGAGATTACATGTAAGGGAGAATTTTCTTAATATTTTTAACATCAGCTGAGGAAACAAGATCAGCCTGACGTAAAGAACGCTTACGCTTGGTAGATTTCTTGGTCAAAATATGGCTGGTAAACGCTTTACCACGCTTAATTCTTCCTGAACCAGTTTTCTTGAAACGCTTAGCTGCGCCTCTATTAGTTTTCATCTTTGGCATGATAAATACTCCTTTGTGCTTCAATAAGCAGTACTGTTGAGAGCGTATTCAAGCAAATGCTGAAGACGGATGAAACATACAACAGCGCTAGTATTATGTGACAATGAGCTTAACGGGGCTCAAACTTATATTCCAATAACTTGCTACCACAAAACAATACCAACCCCTTTGACAAAAAAAGCAGCAAAAGAGTTGGTTCGTCTAATTTATGCTTTGGGGCCCACAAACATAACGAGTTGACGACCTTCCATCTTGGGTCGTTGCAAAATAACTGCCTCGCCTTCGAGAGCCTCAACAACTTTATTCATGGCTTCAAGTCCGATGGTCTGTGAATAGACAATCTCCCGGCCTCGAAAACGCATGGTAAGTTTCACTTTATTTTTCTGAGCTAAAAACTTTTTAACATTTTTAATTTTAAAGTTTAAATCATGCTCATCTGTTTTGGGACGAAACTTAATTTCTTTAGTTTCAACAGTAGTCTGCTTCTTTTTTGCTTCCTGCTGCTTCTTCTTCTGCTCATAACGGAACTTGTCATAGTTCATTACGCGACAGACAGGTGGCTCAGCGTTGTCAGAAACAACTACAAGATCAAGTCCTTCTCCGTAGGCAATTTCTTTTGCCTGGTCGGAGGTCATAACACCGTGTTGTTCTCCGTCACTTCCGATAAGGCGTACCTTAGGGAAACGAACCTTGTCGTTGATCTGTGCTTTGGCTTCCTGTTGAACTGGTGCGTGTCTACCTCGCCTGTTAATAGCTTTACCCTCCTCGAGTCCACGAGTTTATCTTTGTGCTCTGGCTCTTCTAAAGGGAGCCAGCGTGCCTTGTTTGTTTAAAACTATACCTGCATCAGGTATGATCTGCAAATTTACTGTCTAACTAATATAATTTTAGCCACTATGCAAAACTATTCATGCCTAAACAGAAAATAGTTAGAATAACGTAGTTACGAATATCTTTCATGCAAAAAATTATATTAGATGCAGAAAAAGTTACGCATCACCTTTGTGCTGGCATTCTTCAAGCACTAGAGCAACAAATTCCTGCACCGTCATAGGGTCTAAATTCTTGCCATTACGCATGCGAACAGTGACAGTGCCATCTTCCTTCTCTTTGTCACCAATAATAAGCATATAAGGCGTTTTTACGAGCTGAGCTTCCCGGATTTTGTAGTTTAATTTCTCGTTACGCAGGTCTTTTTCAACCCTGATGTCAGCGGCGCGTAACTCAGCATAAACCTTCTCACCGTACTCGATTTGATCATCTGTAATATTTAAGATGCGTGCCTGTACCGGAGAGAACCATAGCGGGAATGCCCCTGCATG from the Desulfotalea psychrophila LSv54 genome contains:
- the rplT gene encoding 50S ribosomal protein L20, with the protein product MPRVTRGFKARRRRNRVLKLAKGYRGARSRLFKTATEAVDRALCYAYRDRKQRKRDFRRLWITRINAGAKMNDINYSRFIGGLAKAGIELDRKVLANLAVLDAPAFTKLSVIAKEANA
- the pheS gene encoding phenylalanine--tRNA ligase subunit alpha, encoding MEQELQNLENEAKASLTAICASESLEEFRIKYLGRKGLFTTVMRQLGSAPAEDRPRLGQLANTIKAQLEEQFEEKRSSLSQQTSSSDTYQSLPDLTLPGRQPAAGNLHPVTQVMQEVCAIFEAMGFSVAEGPDVEQDYYNFEALNIPAHHPARDMHDTFYVSGSTLLRTHTSPMQARVMEKQDPPLRMIAPGKVYRCDSDITHTPMFHQVEGLLVDKNISFADLKGVLTLFLQKIFKQDLPVRFRPSFFPFTEPSAEVDIACVMCGGKGCRVCKKTGWLEILGAGMVDPEVFKMVGYDPEVYSGFAFGLGIERIAMLKYRIDDIRLFYENDQRFLSQF
- the rpmI gene encoding 50S ribosomal protein L35; its protein translation is MPKMKTNRGAAKRFKKTGSGRIKRGKAFTSHILTKKSTKRKRSLRQADLVSSADVKNIKKILPYM
- the pheT gene encoding phenylalanine--tRNA ligase subunit beta, yielding MKFTLNWLQKYVDTTGLTPTEIADKLTMLGLEVDSVAPIFEELAALKTGLVISCEKHPDADKLSLCQVQVGDDTHQIVCGAPNVREGLAVTVALPGAVLPGNFKIKKSKVRGIASAGMLCSERELGIGEDHDGIMELPEGMAHGQRFIDAMELSDTFIEVDLTPNRPDCASVIGTAREIAGKIGRPLQIPVKDRQIEAESRDFSVEVESSELCPRYTAKLIKNVTVGKSPWWLRKLLVSVGMRPINNIVDITNFVMLEYGQPLHAFDFKKVAGNKIVVRLPRENETEITTLDGTKREISAEMLLICDADKPIAVAGVMGGANSEIDAESTDILLESACFNPVSVRKTARNLKLPSEASYRFERGVDPGGVVNALDRAAELIAEIAGGALCSEGIDNYDGKKAVEVQRFSISRTSSLIGVEFSGEELTAMLTSIEMVVEKDPENEDILLVTAPTFRIDIEREADLVEEIARIYGYDNVPTATPLVALSYPEQDDDRLKRYPLALKLTRIGFNEAINYSFVTAQHADMLQLSEQDYRRKVVTLLNPLSEEQAVMRACLLPSLLENVKRNISFQKTAVKLFEIGKIFLAQGEDVQPIERQCITGVLSGNKFGESSSLYFKSANVDIFDAKGTVEFILSEMGLTDLANNEKIEFTVPPEGAREPFSTQDYALTIHLGPNVLGTIGKVEEEVLKSFGIKHEVYYFDLNFDALCALSPQTKAFSSLPVYPAVKRDIALVVPASISAGELLATVRSSRDKLMEYAEIFDVFEGGKIQKGYKSVAVSITYRSQTKTLTEKNVEKSHSKIVSLLTDRFGGSFRDA
- the infC gene encoding translation initiation factor IF-3, whose amino-acid sequence is MNRRGRHAPVQQEAKAQINDKVRFPKVRLIGSDGEQHGVMTSDQAKEIAYGEGLDLVVVSDNAEPPVCRVMNYDKFRYEQKKKQQEAKKKQTTVETKEIKFRPKTDEHDLNFKIKNVKKFLAQKNKVKLTMRFRGREIVYSQTIGLEAMNKVVEALEGEAVILQRPKMEGRQLVMFVGPKA
- a CDS encoding integration host factor subunit alpha; the protein is MHDQTNLTRKEIAEELTGQLGYSQNICSEIVDSFLGKMKDALIEGESIKLVHFGTFTVRDKAPRTGRNPRTGEPITITKRQAVSFRPSKKLREQVNE